GGTTACGCCGACAAGAACCAGACCGTCCTCGTGCTCAGCGTGGATCCGCCCGACCACATGCTTTTCGGGCGGACCGAGCTGACCGATCAGTTTGGTCGTGCGATTGCGATCAGTGGCGGGGTCTCGGACGCGCGAACCGGCGACAACGTCCTGATCTTCGATGGCCTCCCGTGGCCTGATTCGTTCCTCGGTGCGCGTCTCCGCCTGCATGCCAGCACACTCGGAGCTGCTGCGGGCGGCCAAGCGGTGGCCGGCGACTGGACGCTGCAGGGCACGATTCCGGTTGAGTCGAGTCGCCGATTGCCGCAGCCCGCCGCAGGAAGCCTGGGTGACTCGACGGTCCGCTTCACCAAGGTCGAGGCAACCAGCGCCACGGTTTCCGTCTACATGGAGATTAGCGGGCCATTGGCGGGGCAACTCGACCGGATGGTTGGGCCGACGATTCCCTACGTAGCCAAGCCGCATCTGGCCTTCTCTTATGAACTCGTCGACGCCGGCGATCGCGTCGCAACCCATATGAACGGGACGGGCTCGACTGGGATTGGACCTGCCGCCCAGGTCTGGGCTGGTTGGGTGATCACGCACCCGGGCGACTATCGGCTCCGGATCGCCTACGAGGGTGTGGGCAGTTTCGAGAGGATGATCACCGTCCCGTAATTCGGCCCGCACCCAG
Above is a window of Candidatus Dormiibacterota bacterium DNA encoding:
- a CDS encoding DUF4179 domain-containing protein; translated protein: MSTSLEDRLADLDLPMPDTLVPRVLARVAEPAARRTSSVQRRPRWATVALAVVVLIVAVSGATFYAPRFAQALADAPIVGTAVGPALRSAGLAGLQGRFTALDSRATSSGYTVRLVAGYADKNQTVLVLSVDPPDHMLFGRTELTDQFGRAIAISGGVSDARTGDNVLIFDGLPWPDSFLGARLRLHASTLGAAAGGQAVAGDWTLQGTIPVESSRRLPQPAAGSLGDSTVRFTKVEATSATVSVYMEISGPLAGQLDRMVGPTIPYVAKPHLAFSYELVDAGDRVATHMNGTGSTGIGPAAQVWAGWVITHPGDYRLRIAYEGVGSFERMITVP